The following coding sequences lie in one uncultured Mailhella sp. genomic window:
- a CDS encoding septal ring lytic transglycosylase RlpA family protein, which translates to MTSSSYRSLMAVCGAWLLCLFLALPSAYGQDASFQSGVASWYGPWHHGKSTATGEAFDMFAMTAAHRTLPLGTLVKVEHKATGKSVIVRINDRGPYSKNRIIDLSFAAADSLGLSETGVSRVTLQIVGDSEGHPLLSSQAFFVKLAETQVSSDAVAQQLRRLIRLGLYDAASLLHTRDGLMAIGPYASFQESQDALVRVATTHPGASIMLAEKNSMSPAVQAVAER; encoded by the coding sequence ATGACATCATCTTCCTACCGAAGTCTGATGGCAGTGTGCGGAGCGTGGCTTTTGTGCCTGTTCCTCGCCTTGCCGTCGGCTTATGGCCAGGATGCCTCTTTCCAGTCGGGCGTGGCCTCGTGGTACGGCCCCTGGCATCATGGAAAGTCAACCGCTACGGGTGAAGCCTTCGACATGTTCGCCATGACGGCGGCGCATCGCACGCTTCCCCTCGGCACACTGGTCAAAGTGGAACACAAGGCCACCGGCAAAAGCGTCATCGTGCGCATCAACGACCGCGGGCCTTATTCCAAAAACAGAATTATCGACTTGTCGTTTGCGGCCGCCGACAGTCTCGGCCTTTCCGAGACGGGCGTTTCCCGAGTGACCCTCCAGATCGTCGGCGACAGCGAGGGTCATCCGCTGCTGAGTTCTCAGGCCTTTTTCGTCAAACTGGCGGAAACGCAGGTGTCTTCCGACGCCGTGGCCCAGCAGCTGCGCCGCCTTATCCGCCTGGGCCTGTACGACGCGGCCTCCCTGCTGCATACGCGCGACGGCCTGATGGCCATCGGCCCGTACGCAAGCTTCCAGGAATCGCAGGATGCGCTGGTGCGCGTGGCCACCACCCACCCCGGAGCCAGCATCATGCTTGCGGAGAAAAACTCCATGTCCCCGGCCGTTCAGGCCGTGGCCGAAAGGTAG